In a genomic window of Croceibacterium sp. TMG7-5b_MA50:
- a CDS encoding YihY/virulence factor BrkB family protein — protein sequence MAPPAPPSEAAEVPRPDLSPEARRKAALRGAGRYQAEMRRHMGPGSRAWELTKRVLVGTYNDGFIHAGNLAYLAVLAIFPFFITGAAIFSLIGDEADQQATINAVLYALPRDVDEVIGPVARSVVEGRSGIVLWLGGLVGLWTVGSLVETIRDILRRAYGTRAIRSFWQYRLLSTGIIIGAVVLLLLCLIAQVLIGTVQEVIDAFLPQLSTLLGRLAWSRIVPALGLFGSLYLLFLTLTPHAYRDRRYPKWPGAALVTAWWVLVSAFLPSLLRSVFRYDATYGSLAGIMIALFFFWLVGLGMVMGAELNAALAVTPEEAAGPADD from the coding sequence ATGGCGCCCCCTGCCCCGCCCAGCGAAGCCGCAGAGGTGCCCCGGCCCGACCTGTCGCCAGAAGCGCGGCGCAAGGCGGCGCTGCGCGGCGCGGGCCGATACCAGGCGGAGATGCGGCGGCACATGGGGCCGGGCAGCCGGGCCTGGGAACTGACCAAGCGGGTGCTCGTCGGCACCTACAATGACGGCTTCATCCATGCCGGCAACCTGGCCTACCTCGCCGTGCTGGCGATCTTCCCGTTCTTCATCACCGGCGCCGCGATCTTCAGCCTGATCGGGGACGAGGCGGATCAGCAGGCGACCATCAACGCCGTGCTCTATGCCCTGCCGCGCGATGTGGACGAGGTGATCGGGCCGGTGGCGCGCAGCGTGGTGGAGGGGCGCAGCGGGATCGTCCTGTGGCTGGGTGGCCTCGTCGGGTTGTGGACCGTCGGCAGCCTGGTGGAAACGATCCGCGATATCCTGCGCCGCGCATATGGCACACGGGCGATCCGCTCGTTCTGGCAGTACCGGCTGCTTTCCACCGGGATCATCATCGGCGCGGTCGTTCTGCTGCTGTTGTGCCTGATAGCGCAGGTGCTGATCGGCACGGTACAGGAGGTGATCGATGCGTTCCTGCCGCAGCTCAGCACGCTTCTGGGCCGGCTGGCATGGTCGCGCATTGTGCCGGCACTCGGCCTGTTCGGCTCGCTCTACCTGCTGTTCCTGACCCTGACGCCGCATGCCTATCGCGACCGGCGCTATCCCAAATGGCCGGGTGCCGCGCTGGTGACGGCATGGTGGGTGCTGGTATCGGCGTTCCTGCCCTCGCTGCTTCGGTCCGTCTTTCGCTACGATGCGACCTACGGCTCGCTGGCCGGTATCATGATCGCGCTTTTCTTTTTCTGGCTGGTGGGACTAGGGATGGTGATGGGTGCGGAGCTGAACGCGGCGCTGGCGGTCACGCCGGAAGAAGCCGCCGGCCCGGCAGACGATTGA
- a CDS encoding GFA family protein — translation MAFDGGCRCGAIRYSSTADEPLHHAVCHCTDCRASSGAPLMAWLAVPADSFSVTAGQPATFAGPTGSQRFFCASCGTGLYFVNEDMLLGIVDIQSATLDDAGALPPGAQIQCAERLDWVPALETLPAFDRYPG, via the coding sequence ATGGCGTTTGACGGTGGCTGCCGCTGCGGGGCGATCCGCTATTCCAGCACGGCGGACGAACCGCTGCACCACGCGGTGTGCCATTGCACCGATTGCCGGGCCAGCAGCGGCGCGCCGTTGATGGCGTGGCTGGCGGTGCCGGCCGACAGCTTCTCCGTCACGGCCGGCCAGCCGGCGACCTTCGCCGGCCCGACCGGCTCGCAACGCTTCTTCTGCGCAAGCTGCGGAACCGGGCTGTATTTCGTCAACGAGGACATGCTGCTCGGAATCGTCGACATCCAATCCGCCACGCTGGACGATGCCGGCGCCCTGCCCCCCGGCGCACAAATTCAGTGTGCCGAGCGGCTGGACTGGGTGCCCGCGCTGGAGACCCTGCCCGCGTTCGATCGCTACCCGGGCTAG
- a CDS encoding DUF3429 domain-containing protein codes for MDTPAHTPPLETVLAYGPAAIIVAIGLLGWTGLPWAVEAGRLWAAAILLFLAGVTRGLSFFTEGGPRPGQLIVMLVRFSCGLGALALPTLAIAGAAFLSWLLLFAGYLTVLIYDPPAARRGTAPRFFARLRGPQMFVALAGIVILAVADLTVAQVRM; via the coding sequence ATGGACACGCCCGCCCATACACCGCCGCTGGAAACGGTGCTGGCCTATGGGCCGGCAGCGATCATCGTGGCCATCGGCCTGCTCGGCTGGACCGGGCTGCCCTGGGCGGTGGAGGCGGGGCGGCTGTGGGCGGCGGCGATCCTGCTGTTCCTGGCAGGTGTCACCCGCGGGCTCAGCTTCTTCACGGAAGGCGGGCCGCGCCCGGGGCAGTTGATCGTCATGCTGGTGCGCTTCAGCTGCGGGCTCGGAGCACTGGCGCTGCCGACGCTCGCGATCGCCGGCGCGGCGTTCCTGTCGTGGCTGCTGCTGTTCGCGGGCTACCTGACGGTCCTGATCTATGACCCGCCGGCTGCCCGCCGTGGCACTGCGCCGCGCTTCTTTGCGCGGTTGCGCGGCCCGCAGATGTTTGTCGCGCTGGCCGGCATCGTGATCCTGGCGGTGGCTGACCTGACGGTGGCGCAAGTGCGCATGTGA
- the fabI gene encoding enoyl-ACP reductase FabI — translation MTALMQGKRGLIMGLANDKSLAWGIARKLAEAGADLAFSYQGEALAKRVRPLAEQLGSDFLFECDVANMDALDAGFATLQERWDTLDFVVHAIGFSDKNELRGKYLDTSLENFLMTMNISAYSLVAVAKRAAAMMPAKAEDGSGGGSILTLSYYGAEKVIPHYNVMGVAKAALETSVRYLANDLGPDNIRVNAISAGPIKTLAASGIGDFRYILKWNELNSPLRRNVTIDDVGGAGLYLLSDLASGVTGEVHHVDAGYHLVGMKQEDAPDISLV, via the coding sequence ATGACGGCGCTGATGCAGGGCAAGCGCGGCCTGATCATGGGGCTGGCGAACGACAAGTCGCTGGCCTGGGGCATTGCCCGCAAGCTGGCGGAGGCTGGGGCCGACCTTGCCTTCTCCTACCAGGGGGAAGCCCTGGCGAAGCGGGTGCGCCCGCTGGCGGAGCAGTTGGGCAGCGACTTCCTGTTTGAATGCGACGTCGCCAACATGGACGCGCTCGACGCCGGTTTCGCCACGTTGCAGGAGAGGTGGGACACGCTGGACTTCGTGGTCCACGCGATCGGCTTTTCCGACAAGAACGAATTGCGCGGCAAGTATCTCGACACCAGCCTCGAGAACTTCCTGATGACCATGAACATCTCCGCCTACTCGCTGGTCGCCGTGGCCAAACGCGCGGCGGCGATGATGCCGGCCAAGGCGGAGGACGGCAGCGGTGGCGGCTCGATCCTGACGCTGAGCTATTACGGCGCGGAGAAGGTCATCCCCCATTACAACGTGATGGGCGTGGCCAAGGCGGCGCTGGAAACCAGCGTGCGCTACCTCGCGAACGATCTGGGGCCGGATAACATCCGGGTGAACGCGATCAGCGCCGGCCCGATCAAGACCCTGGCCGCTAGCGGCATCGGCGACTTCCGCTACATCCTGAAGTGGAACGAGCTGAACAGCCCGCTGCGCCGCAACGTCACGATCGACGATGTGGGTGGCGCCGGCCTGTACCTGCTGTCCGACCTCGCCAGCGGGGTCACCGGCGAGGTTCATCATGTCGATGCCGGCTATCACCTGGTCGGCATGAAGCAGGAAGACGCACCGGACATCTCGCTGGTGTGA
- a CDS encoding VOC family protein translates to MSAMDQHVAPAAIRAAFSAAMSRMYRAEVPLYGDLLEIVAAVNAAVLSAQPALARQLAASGEGVRLGEERHGAIRVGTPAELRLLARLFAIMGMAPVGYYDLAPAGIPVHSTAFRATDAADLATSPFRVFTSLLRLELIADPDLRAKASAILADRRIVTDACVALIEEAEQEGGLHAGAADRFVAEALETFRWQGRALVNAATYDALLAQHRLVADIVAFPGPHINHLTPRTLDIDAAQAEMQRRGMAAKASIEGPPRREVPVLLRQTSFHALSESFVPLGAEGADAQHTARFGEIEQRGAALTPAGRALYDRCLQRAQDGETLADAFAGFPDDFGELFAAGLAYAQFLPTGRAGRADTIEQALANRLLAPAPLTYEDFLPVSAAGIFRSNLGEVAPETYAAGGSQAAFEAALGQPVRDPFKLYAAAQERSAAEALAKLA, encoded by the coding sequence ATGTCGGCGATGGACCAGCATGTCGCCCCCGCCGCCATCCGTGCCGCCTTTTCCGCCGCCATGTCGCGCATGTATCGGGCGGAGGTCCCGCTCTATGGCGACCTGCTGGAGATCGTGGCCGCGGTGAATGCTGCGGTGCTGTCGGCTCAGCCCGCATTGGCGCGGCAACTGGCCGCCAGCGGGGAAGGGGTGCGACTGGGGGAGGAACGGCACGGCGCCATCCGCGTCGGCACGCCTGCGGAACTCAGGCTGCTGGCGCGGCTTTTCGCAATCATGGGCATGGCCCCGGTCGGCTATTACGACTTAGCGCCGGCCGGCATTCCCGTCCATTCGACCGCATTCCGCGCGACGGACGCGGCGGACCTTGCCACCAGTCCGTTCCGGGTTTTCACCAGCCTGCTGCGACTGGAATTGATCGCCGACCCTGACCTGCGCGCCAAGGCCTCCGCGATCCTGGCTGATCGGCGGATCGTGACGGATGCGTGCGTGGCTCTGATCGAGGAGGCGGAGCAGGAGGGCGGCCTCCATGCCGGAGCGGCCGATCGGTTTGTCGCGGAGGCGCTGGAAACGTTCCGCTGGCAGGGCCGTGCGCTGGTAAATGCGGCGACCTACGACGCATTGCTAGCGCAGCACCGTCTGGTAGCGGACATCGTCGCCTTTCCCGGACCTCATATCAACCACCTGACCCCGCGCACGCTGGATATCGACGCCGCCCAGGCCGAGATGCAGCGGCGCGGCATGGCGGCGAAGGCCAGCATCGAAGGGCCGCCCCGCCGCGAGGTACCGGTCCTGCTGCGGCAGACCAGCTTCCACGCTTTGTCCGAATCGTTCGTGCCTCTGGGCGCGGAGGGCGCGGACGCGCAGCACACTGCCCGGTTCGGGGAGATCGAGCAGCGCGGCGCCGCGCTGACCCCCGCGGGCCGGGCGCTGTACGATCGATGCCTACAGCGGGCGCAGGATGGGGAAACGCTGGCAGATGCCTTCGCCGGCTTCCCCGATGATTTTGGCGAGTTGTTCGCCGCCGGCCTCGCCTATGCGCAATTTCTGCCAACCGGCCGGGCAGGGCGGGCGGATACGATCGAGCAGGCGCTGGCCAACCGGCTGCTCGCCCCCGCGCCGCTGACCTACGAGGATTTCCTGCCGGTCAGCGCCGCTGGCATCTTCCGGTCCAATCTGGGCGAGGTCGCGCCCGAGACCTACGCCGCCGGCGGATCGCAAGCGGCGTTCGAGGCGGCGCTTGGCCAGCCGGTACGCGATCCGTTCAAGCTCTACGCCGCAGCGCAGGAGCGTTCCGCGGCCGAGGCGCTGGCCAAGCTCGCCTGA
- a CDS encoding EAL domain-containing protein, whose translation MLPLRLILFVLFVMLGAWANPVAAEIVPLRDRLCHAHAPRSAAQDPAAVARLTYSCGTRPHSAPGEWVWLRLRDRAALADMPAGWQLLSDQVVFTHHAVLVTGTDGSVQQRHFVPGQLTQNWAPGGLQRITVARPGANVGEIYLGYQGVPSMDTLHRVSAAAPSDLLLLGGRWLAVIGVFTGAIVTVLVFGLLVRPGPLVLAQRWYVAWSLTTLVYGLAATNALALFWPWLAGPTTARMIYALVGGTTATNAMVVVTVLESRSLPRWLRHVLVWTAAGSAITGLGATLDWPAPLTLTTAALNALSAANFLAMIVGIVIALFRRSRTVWLLLISYFPLLIVGLLWLIQPGSLSDQSDFISMCRYLALAAESVALALLLADRVRQLWVERDHAEQGRLHLAVESEAFRRAAMTDPLTGLGNRAAFQAQMRRLTEDGGAPFMLLLVDVDHLKDINDRLGHDAGDRLLLAVGQGLEAVAGPQAHVARIGGDEFSVLLPHDAPATAGIESALEALQGTSVTLDGRSWTMTFSVGLACYPEDGEDTQVLKRHADLALYQVKRHGRRGLYRYDPALRKEGEQRRQYAQEAAEGLPRGEFQLFFQPIVRLADGGLHGFEALLRWQHPEHGLLTPASFADMLADGRTGHAVQTRAVELALAALRDQPELLPRAAVNLTAAELDGAAAATRLLQRMTAHDVAPGRLCVEVTEDVVLDRRLDRTVEALTVLHRAGVPISLDDFGTGYASLIHLKHLPFDTLKVDRSFTATLLDDHGESEAIIRAIIGLAQGLDKQVVVEGVETDAQRRKLMAMGCRLAQGHLFGRPAPVGALHRSEALRAV comes from the coding sequence GTGCTGCCCTTGCGACTGATCCTGTTCGTGCTGTTCGTGATGCTGGGCGCATGGGCGAACCCGGTAGCAGCGGAGATCGTGCCGCTGCGTGACAGGTTGTGCCATGCGCATGCACCCCGTTCGGCGGCGCAGGACCCCGCGGCTGTCGCGCGGCTGACCTATTCATGCGGGACGCGGCCGCATTCCGCGCCTGGCGAGTGGGTATGGCTGCGGCTGCGCGACCGGGCGGCGCTGGCCGACATGCCTGCCGGATGGCAATTGTTGAGCGACCAGGTGGTCTTCACCCACCATGCAGTGCTGGTGACCGGCACTGACGGGTCGGTGCAGCAGCGCCACTTCGTACCCGGTCAATTGACGCAGAATTGGGCACCGGGCGGACTGCAACGGATCACCGTCGCCCGGCCGGGTGCCAATGTCGGAGAAATCTACCTCGGCTATCAGGGCGTGCCCAGCATGGACACCCTGCACCGGGTGTCCGCCGCAGCGCCCAGCGACCTGTTGCTGCTGGGCGGGCGCTGGCTGGCGGTCATCGGGGTGTTCACCGGCGCCATCGTCACCGTGCTGGTGTTCGGCCTGCTGGTCCGTCCCGGCCCGCTGGTGCTGGCGCAGCGGTGGTATGTCGCCTGGTCGCTGACCACCCTGGTCTATGGCCTTGCCGCCACCAACGCGCTCGCATTGTTCTGGCCGTGGCTGGCCGGGCCGACAACCGCGCGAATGATCTACGCCCTGGTGGGCGGCACCACCGCGACCAACGCCATGGTCGTCGTGACAGTGCTCGAAAGCCGCAGCCTGCCGCGCTGGCTACGCCACGTGCTGGTCTGGACCGCGGCAGGATCCGCCATCACCGGCCTTGGCGCGACGCTTGACTGGCCAGCGCCGCTGACGCTGACCACAGCGGCATTGAACGCGCTGTCCGCCGCCAACTTCCTGGCCATGATCGTGGGCATCGTCATCGCCCTGTTCCGGCGCAGTCGGACGGTCTGGCTGTTGCTGATCAGTTACTTCCCGCTGCTGATCGTGGGATTGCTGTGGCTGATCCAGCCCGGTTCCCTGTCGGACCAGTCCGACTTCATCAGCATGTGCCGGTACCTGGCGCTGGCCGCCGAGTCCGTCGCGCTGGCGCTGCTGTTGGCGGACCGGGTCCGGCAATTGTGGGTGGAGCGCGACCATGCGGAACAGGGGCGCCTGCACCTGGCCGTGGAGAGCGAGGCGTTCCGCCGCGCGGCGATGACCGACCCCCTGACCGGGCTGGGCAACCGCGCCGCGTTCCAGGCGCAGATGCGCCGCCTGACCGAAGATGGCGGTGCGCCCTTCATGCTGCTGCTGGTCGATGTCGATCATCTGAAGGATATAAACGACCGGCTGGGCCATGATGCGGGCGACCGTCTGCTGCTGGCGGTCGGGCAGGGGCTGGAGGCAGTTGCCGGGCCGCAGGCGCATGTGGCCCGGATCGGCGGCGACGAGTTTTCCGTGCTGCTGCCGCATGATGCCCCAGCCACTGCCGGGATCGAAAGCGCGCTGGAGGCACTGCAAGGCACCAGCGTCACCCTGGACGGGCGCAGCTGGACCATGACCTTCAGCGTTGGGCTGGCCTGCTACCCCGAGGATGGCGAGGACACCCAGGTGCTGAAGCGGCACGCCGACCTGGCGCTGTACCAGGTGAAGCGCCATGGTCGGCGCGGTCTCTACCGCTATGACCCGGCGCTCCGCAAAGAGGGCGAACAGCGCCGGCAATATGCGCAGGAGGCGGCGGAGGGCCTGCCCCGCGGCGAGTTCCAGCTGTTCTTCCAACCGATCGTCCGCCTCGCCGATGGCGGCCTGCACGGGTTCGAGGCGCTGCTGCGCTGGCAGCATCCGGAGCACGGCCTGCTGACCCCGGCCAGCTTCGCCGACATGCTGGCCGACGGGCGCACCGGTCATGCGGTGCAGACCCGCGCAGTGGAGCTGGCGCTGGCAGCGTTGCGAGACCAGCCGGAGCTGCTGCCCCGCGCCGCCGTAAATCTCACCGCCGCGGAGCTGGACGGTGCCGCCGCCGCCACCCGCCTGCTGCAGCGCATGACCGCGCACGATGTCGCGCCCGGGCGCCTGTGCGTGGAGGTGACCGAGGATGTGGTGCTCGACCGCCGGCTCGACCGGACGGTGGAGGCGCTGACCGTGCTGCACCGCGCCGGAGTGCCGATCTCGCTGGACGATTTCGGCACCGGCTATGCCAGCCTAATCCACCTGAAGCACCTGCCGTTCGACACGCTGAAGGTCGACCGCTCCTTCACCGCCACCCTGCTGGACGATCATGGGGAGAGCGAGGCGATTATTCGCGCGATCATCGGTCTTGCCCAGGGCCTCGACAAGCAGGTGGTGGTGGAAGGGGTGGAGACCGATGCGCAGCGGCGCAAGCTGATGGCGATGGGCTGCCGGCTGGCGCAGGGGCACCTGTTCGGTCGCCCCGCCCCGGTGGGCGCGCTGCATCGGTCGGAAGCGCTACGCGCGGTTTAG
- the wecB gene encoding UDP-N-acetylglucosamine 2-epimerase (non-hydrolyzing), producing the protein MTTRVLTIFGTRPEAIKLFPLVHALAADSRFTSRVCATGQHGAMLDAVLTLAGIVPDHDLAVLHPGQSLDQLVARLLTGIGSVMDAEHPDLVVVQGDTATAMAGALAAYHRRMPVVHVEAGLRSGDIHQPWPEEVNRKIVATLASLHCAPTLDAAAALRAENVAAATIHVTGNTVVDALHWVRARLQGQPALAGSVADLPARFAGRCIVAVTCHRRENWGAGMENIAAALAGLAARPDVALVAPLHSNPLARATMQERLGPFPNVALLEPLDYPAFVHLLDIAHLVLTDSGGVQEEAPALGTPVLVLREKTERPEGVAAGTARLVGTDPARILVEATRLLDDPAAHTAMARAHNPFGDGRSAARITDLMAALRSAG; encoded by the coding sequence ATGACGACCCGTGTCCTGACCATCTTCGGCACCCGGCCCGAAGCGATCAAGCTGTTCCCCCTGGTGCACGCGCTGGCCGCGGACAGCCGCTTCACCAGTCGCGTATGTGCCACCGGGCAACATGGGGCGATGCTGGATGCGGTGCTGACGCTGGCCGGCATTGTGCCCGATCATGACCTTGCGGTGCTGCATCCGGGACAGTCGCTCGACCAGCTGGTCGCCCGGCTGCTGACCGGGATCGGCTCAGTGATGGATGCGGAACATCCCGACCTGGTGGTGGTGCAGGGCGACACCGCCACAGCGATGGCCGGCGCGCTCGCCGCCTATCATCGGCGCATGCCCGTGGTGCATGTGGAGGCCGGGCTTCGCAGTGGCGACATCCATCAGCCGTGGCCGGAGGAGGTGAACCGCAAGATCGTCGCCACGCTGGCGTCGCTGCATTGTGCGCCGACCCTGGATGCCGCGGCGGCTCTCCGGGCGGAGAATGTCGCGGCTGCGACGATCCATGTCACCGGCAACACGGTCGTCGATGCCCTGCACTGGGTGCGCGCGCGGTTGCAGGGGCAGCCGGCCCTGGCAGGATCGGTGGCGGATCTGCCGGCCCGTTTCGCCGGGCGCTGCATCGTGGCGGTGACCTGCCATCGGCGGGAGAACTGGGGCGCAGGGATGGAGAACATCGCCGCCGCTCTGGCCGGGTTGGCGGCACGACCCGACGTGGCGCTGGTCGCCCCGTTGCACAGCAACCCGCTGGCGCGCGCCACGATGCAGGAGCGGCTGGGTCCGTTCCCCAACGTGGCGCTGCTGGAACCACTCGACTATCCCGCCTTCGTCCACCTGCTCGACATCGCGCATCTGGTGCTGACCGACAGCGGCGGCGTGCAGGAGGAAGCGCCGGCGCTCGGCACCCCGGTGCTGGTCCTGCGGGAGAAGACGGAGCGGCCGGAAGGCGTGGCGGCCGGCACGGCGCGCCTCGTCGGGACCGATCCGGCGCGTATCCTGGTGGAGGCAACCCGCCTGCTGGACGATCCCGCCGCTCACACGGCCATGGCCCGCGCGCACAATCCTTTCGGTGATGGCCGCAGCGCCGCCCGGATCACCGACCTCATGGCCGCGCTGCGGTCGGCGGGCTAG
- a CDS encoding glutathionylspermidine synthase family protein, whose protein sequence is MHRITVPPRPDWREQAHAVGFGFHTMYGAPYWTDDAAYVFSLAEIEDRIEEPSEQLHELCINLVGDLIGNDAALRRLAIPEPAWDLVRASWRAGDLHLYGRFDLAYDGGGPAKLLEYNADTPTSIFEAAFFQHNWLLDQQAAGALPADADQFNLLQECLVEAFAHWPSGAPFHFACWTDHPEDHGTAAYLMDCAAQAGHDVALLDIRQIGIDAAGRFTDAADRTIGRCFKLYPWEDMLREPFARQLVPGIWVEPPWKALLSNKGLLPLLWDRHPDHPNLLPAFFGDDPRTDALPNAVVKPQFGREGSNVTVRHGGTIVERTDGEYGAGPQVVQALAPLFAAGGDHAVLGSWIVGDRAAGLGIREDAGRITRDSARFVPHIIAG, encoded by the coding sequence ATGCACCGCATCACCGTGCCCCCGCGGCCGGACTGGCGCGAGCAGGCGCACGCAGTCGGCTTCGGCTTCCATACCATGTATGGCGCGCCCTACTGGACGGACGATGCCGCATACGTCTTCTCCCTCGCGGAGATCGAGGATCGGATCGAGGAGCCGAGCGAACAGCTCCACGAACTATGCATAAATCTGGTGGGCGACCTGATCGGGAACGATGCGGCGCTGCGCCGGCTCGCCATTCCGGAGCCGGCGTGGGACTTGGTGCGTGCGAGCTGGCGTGCGGGCGACCTCCACCTGTATGGCCGGTTCGATCTTGCCTATGACGGCGGCGGCCCGGCGAAGCTGCTGGAATACAACGCCGACACACCGACCAGCATTTTCGAGGCGGCGTTCTTCCAGCACAATTGGCTGTTGGACCAGCAGGCGGCGGGCGCACTGCCGGCGGATGCGGACCAGTTCAACCTGCTGCAGGAATGCCTGGTAGAAGCTTTTGCCCATTGGCCATCGGGCGCGCCGTTCCACTTCGCATGCTGGACCGACCATCCGGAGGATCACGGCACCGCCGCCTATCTGATGGATTGCGCGGCGCAGGCGGGGCACGACGTGGCGCTGCTGGACATCCGGCAGATCGGGATCGACGCCGCGGGCCGCTTCACCGACGCGGCTGACCGCACGATCGGCCGCTGCTTCAAGCTTTATCCGTGGGAGGACATGCTGCGCGAGCCCTTCGCCCGCCAGCTCGTCCCCGGCATCTGGGTGGAGCCGCCGTGGAAGGCGCTGCTGTCCAACAAGGGGCTGCTGCCCCTGCTATGGGACCGGCACCCCGACCATCCCAACCTGCTGCCCGCCTTCTTCGGCGACGATCCGCGGACCGATGCGCTGCCCAACGCGGTGGTGAAGCCGCAGTTCGGTCGGGAGGGCAGCAACGTGACGGTCCGCCATGGCGGTACGATCGTGGAGCGGACCGATGGTGAGTATGGCGCCGGTCCGCAGGTGGTGCAGGCGCTGGCGCCGCTGTTCGCAGCCGGTGGTGACCACGCGGTGCTGGGCAGCTGGATCGTTGGCGACCGCGCAGCTGGGCTGGGTATCCGGGAGGATGCGGGACGGATCACGCGGGACAGTGCGCGATTCGTACCCCACATCATCGCTGGCTGA
- a CDS encoding DUF1190 domain-containing protein: MVIGRRLRGERYSSGVALPLALGGLGLVGLTLTQCAGEEPAEIADAPFTSVSACNAAGYPQGLCAAGYNGAVLEHESTAPRFTSLDACQEDWGSNQCLPLSPGPALPNGAGLVAAAPAALFAPALAGFVVTSAMQRNYREECERDEDCERNYRFGNYSPGRRGNEGRPLYRDRTGRTVAMDLTRAGTRLRPVAVNSRTVARGGFGRSGGFRFGG; encoded by the coding sequence ATGGTGATCGGCCGGCGTCTGCGTGGGGAGCGATACAGCAGCGGGGTTGCCTTGCCATTGGCGCTGGGTGGCTTGGGCCTGGTCGGTCTTACGCTGACGCAATGCGCGGGGGAGGAGCCGGCGGAGATCGCCGATGCGCCGTTCACGTCGGTCAGCGCATGCAACGCCGCCGGTTATCCGCAGGGCCTGTGTGCTGCGGGCTATAACGGTGCGGTGCTGGAGCATGAGAGTACCGCCCCGCGCTTCACCTCGCTCGACGCCTGTCAGGAGGATTGGGGCTCGAATCAGTGCCTGCCGCTGTCGCCCGGTCCCGCGCTGCCCAACGGTGCTGGGCTGGTCGCGGCGGCACCGGCGGCGCTGTTCGCGCCCGCGCTTGCCGGCTTCGTCGTCACCAGCGCGATGCAGCGCAATTACCGGGAGGAATGCGAGCGGGACGAGGATTGCGAGCGCAATTACCGGTTTGGCAATTACTCGCCGGGCCGGCGCGGAAATGAGGGCCGCCCGCTCTACCGCGATCGCACCGGGCGCACGGTGGCGATGGACCTGACCCGCGCCGGAACCCGGCTGCGGCCGGTGGCGGTGAACAGCCGGACCGTCGCGCGTGGCGGGTTCGGGCGCAGCGGAGGCTTCCGCTTCGGCGGCTGA
- a CDS encoding DUF350 domain-containing protein, whose translation MGVGGYVAGLPGFLAYFGSGAGMLVLFAILYSRVTPQHEFSLIAGGNYAAATAFLGALIGFSLPLASAAAHAVSLADFVIWALIGAAVQLLAFGVAALAQPHLASRITDGELCAGLWAGGIALVTGLLNAACMTW comes from the coding sequence ATGGGCGTGGGTGGTTATGTCGCGGGCTTGCCGGGGTTTCTGGCCTATTTCGGCAGCGGCGCCGGAATGCTGGTGCTGTTCGCCATCCTGTATTCCCGCGTCACGCCGCAGCACGAATTCAGCCTGATCGCGGGCGGCAATTACGCCGCCGCCACCGCTTTTCTGGGGGCGTTGATCGGCTTCTCCCTGCCCCTCGCGTCGGCGGCGGCACATGCGGTGTCGCTGGCGGACTTCGTTATCTGGGCGCTGATCGGTGCGGCGGTGCAGTTGCTGGCGTTCGGCGTCGCCGCGCTGGCACAGCCCCATCTCGCCAGCCGCATCACTGATGGCGAGCTGTGCGCCGGCCTGTGGGCGGGCGGGATCGCCCTCGTCACCGGCCTGCTCAACGCAGCGTGCATGACATGGTGA
- a CDS encoding demethoxyubiquinone hydroxylase family protein, protein MTNTPTEAERQRMIRVDQAGEFGATRIYAGQLAVMGEHSPLSAEIRGMAEQEAQHRAEFDALLARRGVRPTALQPFWSAAGYALGAVTALMGPEAAMACTAAVEEEIDRHYSAQLDRLAESHATSDADPELADMIERFREDEREHRDAALAAGAERAPAYPLLSAAIRLGCRAAIRLSERV, encoded by the coding sequence ATGACCAACACGCCAACAGAAGCGGAACGCCAGCGGATGATCCGCGTCGACCAGGCGGGCGAGTTCGGCGCCACGCGTATCTATGCCGGGCAACTGGCCGTGATGGGCGAACATTCACCGCTCTCGGCCGAGATCCGGGGCATGGCGGAGCAGGAGGCGCAGCACCGTGCCGAGTTCGACGCCCTGCTGGCCCGTCGCGGTGTGCGCCCGACCGCGTTGCAGCCGTTCTGGTCCGCCGCCGGCTATGCACTGGGCGCTGTCACGGCCCTGATGGGTCCGGAGGCGGCGATGGCCTGTACCGCTGCAGTGGAGGAGGAGATCGACCGTCATTACTCCGCGCAGCTCGATCGGCTGGCCGAGAGCCATGCTACCAGCGATGCCGATCCGGAGCTGGCGGACATGATCGAGCGCTTTCGTGAAGACGAGCGCGAGCACCGCGATGCCGCACTTGCCGCCGGGGCGGAGCGGGCGCCTGCCTATCCGCTGCTGTCCGCCGCGATCCGCCTGGGTTGCCGTGCGGCGATCCGCCTGTCCGAACGGGTCTAG